In Rissa tridactyla isolate bRisTri1 chromosome 8, bRisTri1.patW.cur.20221130, whole genome shotgun sequence, one genomic interval encodes:
- the UCHL5 gene encoding ubiquitin carboxyl-terminal hydrolase isozyme L5 isoform X2 — MEPRRRAGTASYRGAGGFPRPLCRQRSGATGRRRGLSVAWLAAPPRAAAPDPIHSPPPLPAPAPPHHRDDRGGVGRRACREGSGVPRPRSLSGPFGGGSEPEGGKEGAAPAAAIMSAGSSAGEWCLMESDPGVFTELIKGFGCRGAQVEEIWSLEPENFEKLKPVHGLIFLFKWQPGEEPAGSVVQDSRLDTIFFAKQVINNACATQAIVSVLLNCAHQDIHLGETLSEFKEFSQSFDAAMKGLALSNSEVIRQVHNSFARQQMFEFDAKSSAKEEDAFHFVSYVPVNGRLYELDGLREGPIDLGACNQDDWISAVRPVIEKRIQKLSTEFLRNDAYASFLCAYHCVTSEPITQHDPNVMIDKSQIRCVPVWLIKIQ, encoded by the exons ATGGAGCCGCGGCGCCGGGCCGGAACCGCGTCCTACCGCGGCGCAGGGGGTTTCCCCCGCCCGCTCTGCCGCCAGAGGAGCGGGGCCACAGGGCGGAGGCGCGGCCTCTCGGTGGCCTGGCTGGCGGCGCCACCGCGGGCGGCTGCCCCGGATCCGATCCACTCCCCGCCACCGCTTCCTGCTCCCGCCCCGCCTCACCATAGAGATGACAGGGGCGGCGTGGGCCGCAGGGCCTGCCGGGAAGGGAGCGGCGTGCCTCGGCCTCGCAGTTTGAGCGGCCCGTTCGGCGGCGGCTCCGAgcctgagggagggaaggagggagcagcgCCGGCCGCCGCCATCATGTCGGCAGGGAGCAGCGCCGGCGAGTGGTGCCTCATGGAGAGCGACCCGGGCGTCTTCACGGAGCTCATCAAGGGCTTCG GTTGTAGAGGAGCACAAGTTGAAGAAATATGGAGTTTGGAACCAGAGAACTTTGAAAAATTGAA gccGGTACATGGGCTGATTTTCCTCTTCAAGTGGCAGCCTGGAGAGGAACCAGCAGGTTCTGTTGTTCAGGATTCCAGACTGGATACAATATTTTTTGCTAAACAG gtaatTAATAATGCTTGTGCTACTCAAGCCATAGTAAGTGTACTACTAAATTGTGCTCATCAAGATATCCATCTAGGAGAGACTTTGTCAGAATTTAAGGAATTTTCACAAAGTTTTGATGCTGCG ATGAAAGGTTTGGCACTAAGCAACTCAGAAGTGATTCGGCAAGTTCACAACAGTTTTGCCAG ACAGCAGATGTTTGAATTTGATGCAAAGTCTTCAGCAAAAGAAGAAGATGCATTTCACTTTGTAAGCTATGTTCCTGTTAATGGACGGCTATATGAACTAGATGGCTTAAGGGAAGGACCAATTGATTTAG GTGCATGCAATCAAGATGACTGGATAAGTGCTGTACGGCCTGTCATAGAGAAACGTATACAAAA GCTTTCAACTGAATTTCTAAGGAATGACGCTTATGCATCATTTTTATGTGCATATCACTGTGTGACTTCAGAACCTATTACCCAACATGACCCAAATGTGATGATAGATAAATCTCAAATACGCTGTGTTCCTGTATGGTTAATCAAA ATACAGTGA